TTGGGGTCCTGCCCCATGAAAACAGGAGTTCCCGGAAGATCTGGTTATAAAGGGCATCGACCTCATCGTCTTCTTTGGTGATGGCTCGGGCGGCATCCGCGTCCCGCCGGACAAAGGCATCAAGCGCCCGGCGACATCCCGCTCTTTCATCGAATCCATGGAAAGAATGATCGCCTTTTCGACCATGCTGCCCATGGCCAGGACTTTATCCTGGAGTTGTTTCAGGTTGCGTTCGTAATCGGTTCTCATCGTTCTCCTAAAATTTCACTGTTCCTTACATTGCAAGCGGTACCAGAATCGGCTGTTTCTTGCCATCGGAATCGACATTTACAAAGGTAATGTGGGTCTCGAACAGGATGGTCTCCGGGCTGGCCTGCCGCCGGGTCCCGAAAACCCTGACCTGGTATTGGACCGAAGTCCTGCCGACCCTGGAACGGGTGACCTCGAACCGGATGATCTCGCCACTGGCTACTGGATGATGGAAGGTCACGTTATCCAATGCTATGGTGACAAAGCGGTTGCCCGGAAAATCGTGATTGGCGGTGATGTAGGCAAACTCGTCTATCCATTTCAGCATGTTGCCGCCGAACAGGAAGCCGTCGTGGTTGAGGTGCTCAGGCAGAATCAGCTTATAGTGCTCCAATTGCTCTCCTCTTAGCCCGTCGCGCGGCGGTTAGCCGAACCGCCCTGTGATGTAGTCCTCCGTCCTTTTATCGCGAGGGTTGGTAAATATTTTGGACGTCTCGTCGTATTCTACCAGCGTCCCGGCGCACTTGTCGTCTATCATCATGAACGCGGCCATATCGGACACCCGCGCCGTGACAGCTTCGAGAGCGATTCACGATGGTCCTCGGCGAGCGACAGCATTTCTTCTTTTTTGTTGTCGTGGGCGATGAGCGCCAGGGTTATGGGCAATATTCTGTTTTCTTTGGCGGTGTCTACACTGTTTTTTATCATACAGGTTCAGTATAAAACGCCGACTTTAAGGCGCCTTTAAGGGAATGTTAAAGTTTTGTTAAATTTTCGGCGGTTTGCGGCAAAAAAACGGCCTCAATGATTGAGGCCGTTTGATTCAAGAACGATTACAAATCTACCGAGGCAGCGTGAAATAGAAGGTCGAGCCCTGCCCAGGGACACTCTCGGCGCGGATCTCGCCGCCGTGAGCTTTGACGATGTGCTTGGCAATGGCCAGCCCCAGGCCGGTGCCTCCCCCGCCGCGGGCTTTATCCGCCTTGTAGAATCTTTCGAAGATGCGCGGCAGGTCTTCGGCGGAAATCCCGATTCCGGTGTCCTTGACGGCTATCTCGATGGCGTTTCCATTTTTGGGATATGCCGAAACGATGATCCGCCCGCCGGCCGGGGTGAACTTGATGGCGTTGTGGAGCAGGTTAACCAGCACCTGCTCGATACGGTCGGCGTCAGCCTGGACCGGCCTTAAGCCGGGAGTTACGTCGACCGACAACACCAGTTCCGCTCTGTCGGATTGAGGCTTCATGCGTTCGGTGACTTTGTTGATGAACGGGCCGAGGTCCAGTGGCTTTTTGGAAAGAGGCGCCTCCCCGCTCTCGATACGCGATAGTTCACCCAATTCGCGCACCATCTGGGTCAACTTGTCCGTTTCCACCTCTATCCTGTTCAGGAAATCTGCAGCCACAGACTGATCCTCGATGGCGCCGCCCTTCAAGGTTTCGGCGAGCAGTTTCAGCGAGGCGAGCGGAGTCCTGAGTTCATGCGAGATGTTGGCCACAAAATCCCGCCTTACCCTTTCGAGGCGCTTGATCTCGGTCAGGTCCCGGACGACGACCACTGCTCCGGGTTCGTTTTTCGGCGGCGTTACCGTTACCTCAAAGAATCTGCGATTGGAGCGGATTTCAACCGAGCCTTGCTGGCGCGTCCCGGAAGCCAGGCACGCCTTCACCAGGGCATCGAATTCATGGTCTCGGATGACATCGATAAATGTCCGCCCGACCGCATTGGATCCCAGGCCGAACATTTTTGTGGCCGTATCGTTCACCTTGGTGACCTCGCTATAGCGGTTTACGACAAAGATGGCGTCTGCCACGTTGTCCATCATAAGCTCAAGCCGGCTATTCTCGGACTCGAGCGACCTGAGCCGGTCGCCCAGTTGCTTGGTCATCTCGTTAAAGGTATGTTTCAAGTCAGCCAGTTCGCCGATGGCCACCAGCCTCAGCTTATCCGGAGGCTCGCCGCCGCCCAGCTTTTTCATCGCCATCTCAAGCTCGAGTTCGTCCTCGGTCATCGACGGCACAAAAAAGTACATAGATACCGCCGCCGTCGCCGCCGAAGCGACACCTGCGATGAGGAGGGTCAGACTGAAACCGCGTATAAAGCCTACGACGGTCAATACCGCGGCAATAGCCACCACGGTAAACAGGATAAGGCTCCGGATGGAAGTGCTGGTCAAGTCATTCCTCGAATTTGTAGCCGAATCCCCGCACCGTGAGAAGGTGTTTCGGGTGGGAAGGATCGGCTTCTATTTTTTGCCGCAGCCAGCGGATGTGGACATCCACCGTGCGGCTGTCGCCCGGGTAGTCGTAACCCCAGACCCGGTCCAGGAGGCCTTCGCGAGAAAACACCTGGCCTTTATTGGTCATCAGGAACTGGAGCAGGTCGAATTCTTTGGGTGTGGTCTCGACAGCAGCGCCCGAAACCAGGAGAACGTGCCTGACGGGATCGAGCTCGATCTCCCCGGATCTGATCGTCGAAGTCTCGACGGGGCCCTGTTCGCGCTTAGCTGTCTCGTCCCGGCGGAGCATCACCTTGACCCTGGCCAGTAGTTCCCGCATTGAAAACGGCTTGGTCAGGTAATCGTCGGCGCCCAGTTCCAGCCCTAGGACCTTGTCTATTTCGTCACTCCTGGCCGTCAGCATCAGCACCGGCACGTGAGATTCCCGGCGTAATAAACGAGTGGCTTCAAAACCGTCTATCCCCGGCAGCATGACGTCCATGATGACGGCATCCGGCTTTTCGCGGCGGATAAGGTCCAGTCCTGAATTGCCGTCGGCGGCGGTGACCACCGCGAAGCCGTCCCGGTTCAGGTTGTATCTGAGTAGGTCGGCAAGAGTCCGGTCGTCTTCGACGACAGCGATTTTAGGCATCGTCCAAGTATAGAGCCTGCCGCGGTCTCACGGCAATAACCAATTACCAAGATACAAATTCCAAATAATTCCCAAATTCCAATGACCCAATAATCGAATGTTTGGCGATTGACGTTTGGTAATTGGAGCTTATTTGGTTATTGTATCTTGTATCTTGGAACTTGTTCGATTTGCCAAACGGACTTATTAACCTTTATCATGTCAGATTATGTACCGTTATAACCGTCCCTTGTGGCAGGAACCCCTGTTTATCCTCATCGCGATCAATGTGGTGGTGTGGCTCATCGAGTTGAGTTCACCCGGGCTGGCGGCGAATCTAGGCCTTTTCCGTCCTTCGTTTCTCTCCGAACCCTGGACCGCTGTTACCAGTATGTTCATCCATGATCCCTACGGCTTTACCCACATACTTTTCAATATGATCGCCCTTTACTTCTTCGGCACCTACCTTATCCAGATCGTTGGCGAACGAATGATGTTGGCGGTCTACTTCATCGGCGGCATCATCGGCAGCATTTTCTTCTGGCTCCTCGGACCGGTCAACGGTCTGGCTTACGGCGCTTCCGGCGCTATCTTCGCCCTGGGCGGCGCTCTAGCGGTGCTGAGGCCGCAGACCAAGGTTTTCGTATTCCCGATTCCCGCCCCGTTGCCGCTTTGGGTAGCCGTTATCGGCGGAGCCTTGATATTGTCATTCATCCCCGGCGTGGCCTGGCAGGCTCACCTCGGTGGGTTGTTGACCGGCATGGTTTTTGGTTATTTCGTAAGCAAGGGGCGGGTCCGTTTTTAAGTTCCCGAGACTCGAAAAGAAATCTAACTTTTTTCTTGCCATTTTGGCAACCTGAGTTTATACTTTCGAACGATGACCGCGAAAATTCTTATCGCTGACGACCAGGCGCCAATTCGCAGCTTGATTTCGACTGTCCTCAGCAAAGACTACCAGGTAATCCAGGCCAATACTGGCACTGAAGCCTTGAATATGGCCCGCCAGGAAAAACCCGATCTGGTTATCATGGACATATTGATGCCGGGCATGGACGGCCTGACGGTTTGCACCCAGCTCAAGGCTGACCCTGCGACAGCGAAAATTCCCGTCCTGATGTTGACCATCATAGATTATGAACTTAATCGCAAGTTCGCCGAAAACCTCGGCGCGGACGGCTATGTCACCAAGCCTTTCACCGCGGAGCAGCTAAGACAGGCGGTCTCAAGCCACCTCAATCCCGTCTCTCGAGTCGACACCACGGGTTAACCCTGTGTTGGACAGGTTTTCATTCCGCACCTCGGCTAAAATTGAATTCCTGGATATCACTAGCAAGATTCAGAACGCCGTCGACAACCACCAAGTCGAAAAAGGGACATGTATCATTTTCGTTCCCCACACCACCGCCGGAATTACCGTGAACGAAAATGCGGACCCGGCGGTGTTGCGTGACCTGAAACGCGAGATCCAGCGCCTGAACCCGCAGAGAGCCGATTTCGAACATTCTGAGGGTAATTCCCCCGCCCATGTTGCAGCCAGTCTCACCGGGCATTCATTGACTGCGTTCATCGAGGGCGGCCGGTTAGTCCTTGGCACCTGGCAGGCAATCTACCTGGCGGAGTTCGACGGGCCGCGCCAGCGGGAAGTCCTGGTTAAGATCCTCCCCGACGTCTAGGCTTTGAGTCGGGATTTGATAACCTTCTAACAGCGATCCGTTCGTGGTGAGCCTAGTCTGCCCTGAGTTTAACGAAGGGAACCATGAACGGAAGCTCTACCGGTTATTTTAGGACTCCAGCTTTTTCAGCTTCCCCGTTGCCTCTTTCACCGATTGTCCCTTTTTATAGATGCCCTTCCAGGGGTCGGGCCTGCGTTTCAACAATTCGAAAACATTACCAATGGTATAACCATCTGGTTTGAGTCCGGGTTTCTCAAGCTCCTCCCAGGTGATCGGGGCGGCGACTGACGGCGTTTTTCTGGCGCGCACCGAATAAGGGGCTACGGCAGTCTGGCTGAAGTGGTTGCGGTTCACATCGATGAACACCCGGTTGCCTCGCTTTGCCTTGGACATTTCTGTGGTGGTGTCATCCGGATGCCGGCTCTGGTAAAACCTGGCAACCCTCAATGCAAAATTATGGACTGTCTCGAAATTGTCGCTACGATCGAGCGGTACAGTTACGTGCAGGCCGCGGCCGCCGGTTACTTTGAGATAACTTTTCAGGCCGAGGTCATCGAGAAATTCCTTGAACCCAAAGGCTGTCTGTCGAACCGGCTCGAACGAATCGGTCTGTGGGTCAAGATCGAAAATCATCAGGTCCGGGTAATCCGCCTTGTCCCCTCTGGCCAGGGCGGTGTGCAGGACGATGACAGCCTGCTGTGCGAAATAAACCAGGTCCGCCGCGGAATCCGCCGACGCATAGTCGACGATCTCTCTTTGTCCTTGCGAAATCCGGGTAATCCAGGACGGATAGCTCGACGGGGCTTGTTTCTGGAAGAAACCCTCGGCTTCAACACCATCAGGAAACCGCTGGAATGACAGCGGCCTCCCCTCCAGGTGCGGCAACATTACCGGGGCGATTTTCAGATAGTACCGGATAAGATCGCTTTTGGTCGTGCCGTCCGGAAAGAAAACCTTCTCAAGGTTGGTCAGTTCGATTTCATGCCCGTCGAGGCTGGTCTTGATTTTCTGAGGCATAATCTAAATATAACAACTTGAGCGTCAAGCGCCAAGCTCGTCGCATTACGATGTGCATGATTTTCATCGTTATGTAAAAAGAAGGGGCGGGTTTCAGACCCGCCCCAACTTATCCGAGGTGGCGACACTATTCAGGCTGGTAGAGTTACCGCGTTCTGGGCCGCAGTCGGCAGAGTGATGTTTACCGGCTGGTTCACTTTGTTGAAGGTTTGGGATAAGACCATAGTGATGGTCATCGTCTGCCCCTGGCTGTCTACGTTAAGCCCTAAAGCCATGTCCATCTTCGCAGGCAGGTAGCTGGCGGTGCTGACCCAGATGGTCACGTCCAGCTGCTTGAACGCCTGGGCGGCATTGGCGATCCCCATATCGGCTAGGTCGCTCCCGGAGGCGCCGAGGTAGGACATGAATTTGTCCATGTTCGGATTGATTTTTAATTTGTAGCACTGGACTCCCCCGATGCTCTCGGTACCGACGATCTGCAGGGCTGCCGAGTCCAGGAGGATCTGGATCTGACTTCCGATATCCTGGGACGTCCACATCGCTGACAGGTCGGTTGCAGGTAAAACCTGTTTGTACCAGGTATTGGGATCCATCCCGGAGTCCTGGACTTCGCCTTTTATGTACATCGTATCGTTTATCAGATACATCTGCTCGTTCATCGCGACTGTTTCGCCGAATCCCGAGGAGGAACCGGTGATCACGGTGAACAGTTTTTTGCCCGGTTTATCTACCGCCATCGTTCCTGTCATGTCGATCTTCATATCCATGCCAAAAAGGTTCATCGACATGTTTGTCGAAAGTGAGCCTTCGAACGTATTCATTCCGGCTGAAGCGGTGTTGATCAGCTTCAACAGGACATCGGGCGCCGGAGTGGTCGGAGGCGGGGTTGTCGTCGGCGGATTGGTCGTCGACGAGGTTGTGGTCGTCACCGGGTTATTGGAGGTGGGTGGCGGCGAAGCCGTGTCATTGCCGCCGCAGGACGAGGCAATGATGGCGATTAACGCCAGGCCAGCCAAAATAGAAAGGATTTTAGATCTAATCATCTCTGATCTCCATAATTTAAGTCCGGATAACAATGATACACCCTGAAGCAAGGCTTGGGAATAATCCGATAGTACTATACCCAAACCGGTTTGAAACTTATCGCTCTCGGCGCAAAAAATATATCCTCAAAAACGACACGAAACGCTTGACACCCAAAGAAACACCCGTGCTATAATACCCGCTGTGAAGATATTAGAACCTATGTACTTGATAGGTTCGTTCCCGTTCTTCCGATGCTTGCTGCGGTTGCGATGCAAACAGGCAATTGTTTTTTCGGCCGGTTAGTCGTTTCCAGCAAAAATGAACGTAAAATCCAAGTCGTTTCCCGAAAAACGTGTCAATAGTGAAAATTCAAAAGAACAATTGCAACAGCAACGCCCTGTTGTCCGCTATCCGTAAGGCACAGCCTGCCGTCCCGATGCAACTGACAACTGTAAACTGTGAAAATTGATAACTAACCGGTGGTCTGAACTTGAACCGCCCGCAGGCAGGCGTTAAGATTACAGGATACCGCCAAACGGAGTCACATTTGATGATCGACAGATACGAGCCCCAGGAAATAGAAAAGAAATGGCAGGCCAAATGGGCCGCCGATAACCTTTACCACGTACCTGATGATTCGCCCAAGCCGAAGTGGTACGCGCTCACCATGTTCCCCTACACCTCCGGCGACCTGCATATCGGCCACTGGTACGCGATGGCCCCCTCCGACGTTTACGCCCGCTACAAGCGGATGATGGGCTTCGATGTCCTGCACCCCATGGGCTTCGACGCCTTCGGTTTCCCGGCGGAGAACGCCGCCATTAAGCGCGGCATCCATCCCCGCATCTGGACGGAGAAGAACATCGAGAACATGCGTAAGCAACTCAAATCCATGGGCTGCTGCTATGACTGGGATCGCGAGGTTGTGACGTCCCGACCCGATTATTACAAATGGACCGAGTGGTTCTTCCTGAAACTGTATGAGGCCGGTCTGGCCTACCGGGCCAAAGCCCCGGTCAACTGGTGTCCATCATGTCAGGCGGTCCTGGCCAATGAGCAGGTTATCGGCGGTGGTGAATGTTGGCGCTGCGAGACTCAGGTGGTCCGCAAGGACCTGGTGCAATGGTTCTTCAAGATCACTAAGTACGCCGACGAACTCAAAGACCATGAAGGATTGGACTGGCCGGAGCGCATCAAGATCATGCAGCGCAACTGGGTAGGCAAGTCCACCGGCGCCGAGATCGAGTTCAACCTGGACGTTCCCGGTGTCGCCGAGAAGAAGATCAAAGTCTTCACCACCCGGCCCGATACCGTTTACGGAGTGACTTTCATGGTACTGGCGCCGGAGCATCCGTTGGTCGAAAAAATCACGACGCCGGCGCAGAAAGCCGCGGTTGAAGCCTATGTTGATAAGGCCCGCCGCCTGACAGAGATCGATCGCCTGTCGACAGAACACGAGAAAGACGGCGTTTTCACCGGCGCATATGTAATCAATCAGCTCAACGGCGAGCCAGTGCCGGTATGGATCGCCGACTATGTTATCTGGAGCTACGGCACCGGAGCTGTCATGGCGGTGCCCGCCCACGACGAACGCGACTTCGCCTTCGCTAAAAAGTATAAGCTGCCCGTCCGCGTGGTTATCGCCCCTCCCGGTTATGAGGGCGGCCCCATCCCCGAAGCCTACGTCGGCGAAGGAAGAATGATCAATTCCGCTCAATTCAACGGCAAACCAAGCGCCGAAGCTTTCGACGGCATCATCGATTGGATGGAATCCCAGGGCTTCGGTAAAAAAGCGGTCAGTTATAAACTCAGGGACTGGCTGATCTCGCGACAGCGCTATTGGGGCGCGCCCATTCCGATGATTCACTGCGATAAATGCGGCATCGTGCCGGTACCCGAAAAAGACCTGCCTGTGCTATTGCCGGAAGAAGCGGAGTTCAGGCCCACGGGTGAGTCGCCGCTCAAGTACGTCGAGAGTTTCGTTAATACGACTTGCCCTAAATGCGGCGGTCCTGCCAAACGCGAAACCGACACAATGGACACTTTCATGTGTTCCAGTTGGTATTTCCTGCGTTATTGCTCGCCGCACGACGCTAAAGAAGCCTTCGACCCGGAGAAAACAAAAAAGTGGATGCCGGTGGATATCTACACCGGCGGCGCCGACCATGCCGTGATGCACCTCTTCTATTCGAGGTTCTTCACTATGGCATTGCGCGACATGGGACGCCTGCCCTTCGGCGAGCCGTTCAAGAGGCTTTTCAACCAGGGCGTCATCACCAGCCAGCATCAGAAGATGTCCAAGAGCAAGGGCAACGTCGTAAATCCGGACAAGTACGTTGGCGAACTCGGCGCCGACACTGTTCGCGCCTACCTCATGTTCGTCGGACCGTGGGAACTAGGCGGTGATTGGAACGATTCCGGCATCGGCGGCATGTCCCGCTGGTTCAACCGCGTCTGGAAACTGGCATTGGAGGAGTACACACCAACAGATTTCGGTTCCGATGCGGACGCGGCTCTTACCCGCAAAACTAACCAGGTCGTTCGCAAAGTGAATCAGGATATCGACAAGCTCCAGTTCAACACCATGCTGGCGGCTCTGATGGACTACACCAACTACCTGGCGACGGCAAAAGATACCGGGAAAGTGTCGATCGAAACCTGGAACAAGGCTATCGAAAGCTTGACGCTGATGCTGGCTCCGACTGCGCCTCACCTAACCGAAGAAATATGGCAGCGCCTGGGTAAACCATATAGCATTCATAATCAGTCATTCCCGTCGTGGGATGACGAATTGGCCAAGGAACCGGAAATCACACTAGTGGTGCAGGTAAACGGCAAAGTACGCGCCCGGATCCAAGCACCTGCTGATATTACCGAGTGCCAGGCTACCGACCTGTCCATGTCCAACGACAGGGTCAAAGAGTTCAGTGCCGGGAAGACGGTCAAAAGCGTGGTCTACGTTCCCGGCAAATTGGTCAACGTCGTCGTCGTATAGGGCGACCTGCCGGTCGCCCGCCTGGTCTGTCCTTTCCCCCGGGTGGGAAAGGACTTAAAGGAGAGGGCATCATGAAAATAGCGTTTATCGGCGGCGGCAACATGGGCCGCGCCATGATCTCTGCCATCATCGATAAGGGGCTGGCTGAGCCCGAAGACATCACCGTCGCCGACGTTAAAGAGGAAAGCCGCGAGGCTATCGTCCTGGACCTCGGCGTTTTTGCGACGCCGTCAAACCTGGCCGCGGTCAAAGATGCCGAAGTGATTATACTGGCTATCAAACCGCAGAACCTGGCAGATGTCACTGCCGACCTTGCCGGAAAGCTCGATAGCTGCCAGTTAGTCTTATCTATTATCGCCGGAAAGAAAATCTCGACTCTGGTCGACGGGTTCAAGCATCGGGCGGTTGTCCGTGTAATGCCCAATACCCCGGCACAGATAGGTAGAGGCATGAGCGTTTGGACTGCCACCGAGGTGGTCAGTCCGAAGCAAAAAGAATCCACCCAAAAGATCCTCACCGCCATGGGGCAAGAGCTGTTCACACCGGATGAGAACGACCTTGACAAGGCCACGGCTCTTTCAGGCAGCGGTCCAGCCTATTTTTTCCTGTTTATGGAAGCCCTCGTCGATGCCGGCGTGAAAATGGGCTTCAGTCCCGAGGTCGCGCGGCAACTGGTGCTCCAGACCGCTTCGGGCTCCGCAGAGTATGCCTGCCTTTCCGGTCGAGACCTGATGGAATTACGACGGATGGTCACCTCGCCCGGTGGCACCACTGCAGAGGCGATCAAGGTATTTGAATCCGGCGATTTCAAGGGTCTGGTGAATAAGGCTGTCGAGGCAGCTTTACGGCGGGCTAAAGAGCTGGGCGTCTAGTTTCGGAGGGCACGATGGAAAAACCAAAATCGACCGACGAATATATTAAAAGTTTTCCCGCAGATATCCAGGGCATTCTTGAAGAAATCCGCCGGGTCATCAAAGGGGCAGCTCCCGAATCTACAGAGGTTATCAGTTATGGCATGCCGGGATTCAAATTAGATAACCATTTACTCTTATGGTTTGCGGCTTTCAAGGACCATATCAGTCTTTTCCCGACCAGTTCCGGCGTTGACGCTTTCAAGGCAAAATTGAAAGAATTCAAGGTGTCGAAGGGGACGATCCAATTCCCGCTGGATAAGCCGATCCCCTATGATTTAATCCGAGAAATAACCGGGTTCAGGGTGAAGGATCCCGCCAGGCACGGTTCGAAGTATTAACAGGCGCGGGGTAGCTATGCTCGTAACGTGGCGCCGAGCTGGGTCATCAACGTTGATACGATCTCGGCCATGACCTTATCCACTTCTGCGTCCGTAAGCGTTGCAGCCGGCGACTGGAAAACCAGCCGGTAAGCCAGCGATTTCTTGCCGTCCGGAACCTGTTTGCCTGAATAGACGTCGAACAACCGGACTTCCTTAAGCAAGGTGAAAGCGGAAAGGATATCTGACACCTGTTTGTGGGTTACGGACTCGTCCAAAACCAGGGCGATATCACGCATCACTGCTGGATATTTGGGCAGCGTCTGGTAGGTACGGCCGGGCCTTACTTTGGGTAATAAAGCCGTCAGGTTGATTTCAAAGAGGAAAGCCCTATCTTCGATATCGAAATTCTTAAGTACCTTGGGATGGACTTCACCAAGCACCCCGAAATTGACGCCGGCTACAGAGAGTTGGGCCTGGTGACCGGGGCGCAAACCGGAGTCAGTCCCCGGTTCGAGTGTATAAGGCAAATTCATTCGCCCGAGAATTGTCTCCAACAGACCTTTCGCGTCATAGAAATCAAACGGGCGCTTGCATTGCTGCCATCCCATCGGTTCTGCTTCGCCCGCAATGATGCCGCAGACCATTTCAGGTTCAGCCGGCAACGCCCCCGGCTTTGAATGATAAGCCCGGCCGATCTCGAAGAATCTGAGTCCGCCTTCTTCGAAGCGACGATTGGAGGACACAGCGTCCAGCAACGGGGCTCTCAGATTAGTGCGAAGGCATTCCTGTTCGGATGACATCGGGTTCAACAATTTTACCGGCTCAGCGATAAGTTTTCCGTCCGCCGTAGCGCGCTGTAAAGCGTCGAAACTGGACAATGAAAGCGACATCATTTCCTGGAAGCCAAAACCGGCAAGAGCGATGCGCCATAATTTCTTGAAGGCTAAAATCGGCGGGCCGACTCGTCTGGGAATATCTCCGGAAAGGGGACGGGTGGGCAAATTATCATAGCCATAGATCCTGGCGACCTCTTCGATCATATCTTCGACGATGTTCAGATCGGTCCGCCACCAGGGGCAATAAACTCGGAGGAATTGAGTTTCGCCGCCGGCGCCATATTCAGCTTCATCGACGGTTTCCCAATAGAAATCGATCGCTAAAGCCCTGAAAGCCCTGAGTATCTTGTCGTATCCGAGGTCAGTACCGAGCACCAAATTGAATCGGGATGCCGGAACCTGGATGCCGATCCTGGCTTTCTTGCTCGGAAAGACATCGATCAGTCCGGTGGCTGCCTGGCCGCCACAGATCTGCAGAACAAGCTGTACAGCCCTTTTCAGAGCGTGGATCGCCATTTCCGGGTTCAGGTTCCTCTCGAAGCGCATTGAGGCTTCAGAACCCAGTTTCAAACGATGAGAAGTATGGTGGATGCCCGTGGAATTGAAGCTGGCGGATTCGAGGATGATGTCCGTGGTCTCAGCCGATACTTCCGAATTAGCGCCGCCCATGACTCCCGCGATGGCTATTGCTTTCCCGGCGTCGGCGATCATCAGAGTGTCGCTCGAAAGTATCCGCTCTTCGCCGTCCAATGTGACGAACTTTTCGCCCTCGGCGGCGCGCCGGACGTTGATTTTGCCTCCGGCAACCTTCGACATGTCGAAGGCGTGCATCGGCTGGCCATATTCCATCATCACATAATTGGTGATGTCCACGATGTTGTTGATGGGGCGCATGCCCACCGCCGTCAGGCGCTTCTTAAGCCAGTCAGGCGATTCCGCAATTTTCACGCCTTTGACAATTGCCGCCGTGTAACGGGCGCAAAGATCCGGCGCGTCGATGGCAACCGACAGCAGCGAGTTGACGTCCGGACCTTTTTCCTCATAGGCGGTATCCGGCAGTCTGATGGATTTGATCTCCATCTGGGGAATGTCTTTAGACACGGTGACAGCAAAAATCTCGCGGGCGATGCCGGTTATGGACATGCAGTCGACCCGGTTGGGGGTGATATCCAGTTCGAGCACCTTGTCGCCAAGAACTTCAGCCAATTTGGTACCGACGATCGATTCGGGCGGAAGTTCAAGGATGCCCTCGTGGCGGTCGGAAATACCTAACTCACGCTCG
This is a stretch of genomic DNA from Dehalogenimonas etheniformans. It encodes these proteins:
- a CDS encoding acyl-CoA thioesterase, coding for MEHYKLILPEHLNHDGFLFGGNMLKWIDEFAYITANHDFPGNRFVTIALDNVTFHHPVASGEIIRFEVTRSRVGRTSVQYQVRVFGTRRQASPETILFETHITFVNVDSDGKKQPILVPLAM
- a CDS encoding sensor histidine kinase, whose product is MTSTSIRSLILFTVVAIAAVLTVVGFIRGFSLTLLIAGVASAATAAVSMYFFVPSMTEDELELEMAMKKLGGGEPPDKLRLVAIGELADLKHTFNEMTKQLGDRLRSLESENSRLELMMDNVADAIFVVNRYSEVTKVNDTATKMFGLGSNAVGRTFIDVIRDHEFDALVKACLASGTRQQGSVEIRSNRRFFEVTVTPPKNEPGAVVVVRDLTEIKRLERVRRDFVANISHELRTPLASLKLLAETLKGGAIEDQSVAADFLNRIEVETDKLTQMVRELGELSRIESGEAPLSKKPLDLGPFINKVTERMKPQSDRAELVLSVDVTPGLRPVQADADRIEQVLVNLLHNAIKFTPAGGRIIVSAYPKNGNAIEIAVKDTGIGISAEDLPRIFERFYKADKARGGGGTGLGLAIAKHIVKAHGGEIRAESVPGQGSTFYFTLPR
- a CDS encoding response regulator transcription factor produces the protein MPKIAVVEDDRTLADLLRYNLNRDGFAVVTAADGNSGLDLIRREKPDAVIMDVMLPGIDGFEATRLLRRESHVPVLMLTARSDEIDKVLGLELGADDYLTKPFSMRELLARVKVMLRRDETAKREQGPVETSTIRSGEIELDPVRHVLLVSGAAVETTPKEFDLLQFLMTNKGQVFSREGLLDRVWGYDYPGDSRTVDVHIRWLRQKIEADPSHPKHLLTVRGFGYKFEE
- a CDS encoding rhomboid family intramembrane serine protease, which encodes MYRYNRPLWQEPLFILIAINVVVWLIELSSPGLAANLGLFRPSFLSEPWTAVTSMFIHDPYGFTHILFNMIALYFFGTYLIQIVGERMMLAVYFIGGIIGSIFFWLLGPVNGLAYGASGAIFALGGALAVLRPQTKVFVFPIPAPLPLWVAVIGGALILSFIPGVAWQAHLGGLLTGMVFGYFVSKGRVRF
- a CDS encoding response regulator, coding for MTAKILIADDQAPIRSLISTVLSKDYQVIQANTGTEALNMARQEKPDLVIMDILMPGMDGLTVCTQLKADPATAKIPVLMLTIIDYELNRKFAENLGADGYVTKPFTAEQLRQAVSSHLNPVSRVDTTG
- a CDS encoding secondary thiamine-phosphate synthase enzyme YjbQ gives rise to the protein MLDRFSFRTSAKIEFLDITSKIQNAVDNHQVEKGTCIIFVPHTTAGITVNENADPAVLRDLKREIQRLNPQRADFEHSEGNSPAHVAASLTGHSLTAFIEGGRLVLGTWQAIYLAEFDGPRQREVLVKILPDV
- the ligD gene encoding non-homologous end-joining DNA ligase, which encodes MPQKIKTSLDGHEIELTNLEKVFFPDGTTKSDLIRYYLKIAPVMLPHLEGRPLSFQRFPDGVEAEGFFQKQAPSSYPSWITRISQGQREIVDYASADSAADLVYFAQQAVIVLHTALARGDKADYPDLMIFDLDPQTDSFEPVRQTAFGFKEFLDDLGLKSYLKVTGGRGLHVTVPLDRSDNFETVHNFALRVARFYQSRHPDDTTTEMSKAKRGNRVFIDVNRNHFSQTAVAPYSVRARKTPSVAAPITWEELEKPGLKPDGYTIGNVFELLKRRPDPWKGIYKKGQSVKEATGKLKKLES
- a CDS encoding DUF6612 family protein → MIRSKILSILAGLALIAIIASSCGGNDTASPPPTSNNPVTTTTSSTTNPPTTTPPPTTPAPDVLLKLINTASAGMNTFEGSLSTNMSMNLFGMDMKIDMTGTMAVDKPGKKLFTVITGSSSGFGETVAMNEQMYLINDTMYIKGEVQDSGMDPNTWYKQVLPATDLSAMWTSQDIGSQIQILLDSAALQIVGTESIGGVQCYKLKINPNMDKFMSYLGASGSDLADMGIANAAQAFKQLDVTIWVSTASYLPAKMDMALGLNVDSQGQTMTITMVLSQTFNKVNQPVNITLPTAAQNAVTLPA